A genomic region of Antennarius striatus isolate MH-2024 chromosome 4, ASM4005453v1, whole genome shotgun sequence contains the following coding sequences:
- the LOC137594187 gene encoding troponin T, fast skeletal muscle isoforms-like isoform X1: MSDTEDVEQVEAVEEEVVEEVEVAPEAEPEPEPEPEPEPEPEVEPEPEPEPEPEPEPEEAIEEEEEKPKFKPSAPKIPDGEKVDFDDIQKKRQNKDLIELQGLIDAHFECRKKEEEELIALKDRIEKRRAERAEQQRVRAEKEKERQARREEERRIREEADAKKKADEEAKKKSALSSMGSNYSSHLQRADQKRGGKKETEREKKKKILAARRKALNIDHLNEDKLKDKINELHEWMCQLESEKFDHMERLKRQKYEVTTLRKRVEELSKFSKKGAASRRRK, translated from the exons ATGTCTGACACTGAAGACGT TGAGCAGGTCGAGG CTGTAGAAGAGGAGGTAGTAGAGGAAGTAGAGGTGGCCCCTGAggcagagccagaaccagaaccagaaccagaaccagagccagaaccagaagtagaaccagaaccagaaccagaacctgagcCAGAGCCTGAGCCTGAAG AGGCCATTGAGGAGGAAG AGGAGAAGCCAAAATTCAA GCCCAGCGCTCCCAAAATCCCTGATGGTGAGAAAGTGGACTTTGAT GACATCCAGAAGAAACGTCAGAACAAGGATCTGATTGAGCTGCAAGGCCTGATCGATGCTCACTTTGAATgcaggaagaaggaagaggaggagctgattGCCCTCAAAGATAGGATT GAGAAGCGTCGTGCTGAGAGGGCTGAGCAGCAGAGGGTCCGCgctgagaaggagaaggagcgcCAGGCCAGACGTGAG GAGGAGAGGCGGATCAGGGAGGAGGCTGATGCCAAGAAAAAGGCCGATGAGGAGGCCAAGAAGAAGTCAGCTCTGTCCAGCATGGGCTCCAACTACAGCAGCCACCTGCAGAGA GCTGACCAGAAGAGAGGAGGCAAGAAggagactgagagagagaagaagaagaagattctgGCAGCCAGACGCAAGGCGCTGAACATCGACCATCTGAACGAAGACAAGCTGAA GGATAAGATCAATGAGCTGCATGAATGGATGTGCCAGCTGGAGTCTGAGAAGTTCGACCACATGGAGAGACTCAAGAGGCAGAAGTACGAG
- the LOC137594187 gene encoding troponin T, fast skeletal muscle isoforms-like isoform X2, with translation MSDTEDVEQVEAVEEEVVEEVEVAPEAEPEPEPEPEPEPEPEVEPEPEPEPEPEPEPEEEKPKFKPSAPKIPDGEKVDFDDIQKKRQNKDLIELQGLIDAHFECRKKEEEELIALKDRIEKRRAERAEQQRVRAEKEKERQARREEERRIREEADAKKKADEEAKKKSALSSMGSNYSSHLQRADQKRGGKKETEREKKKKILAARRKALNIDHLNEDKLKDKINELHEWMCQLESEKFDHMERLKRQKYEVTTLRKRVEELSKFSKKGAASRRRK, from the exons ATGTCTGACACTGAAGACGT TGAGCAGGTCGAGG CTGTAGAAGAGGAGGTAGTAGAGGAAGTAGAGGTGGCCCCTGAggcagagccagaaccagaaccagaaccagaaccagagccagaaccagaagtagaaccagaaccagaaccagaacctgagcCAGAGCCTGAGCCTGAAG AGGAGAAGCCAAAATTCAA GCCCAGCGCTCCCAAAATCCCTGATGGTGAGAAAGTGGACTTTGAT GACATCCAGAAGAAACGTCAGAACAAGGATCTGATTGAGCTGCAAGGCCTGATCGATGCTCACTTTGAATgcaggaagaaggaagaggaggagctgattGCCCTCAAAGATAGGATT GAGAAGCGTCGTGCTGAGAGGGCTGAGCAGCAGAGGGTCCGCgctgagaaggagaaggagcgcCAGGCCAGACGTGAG GAGGAGAGGCGGATCAGGGAGGAGGCTGATGCCAAGAAAAAGGCCGATGAGGAGGCCAAGAAGAAGTCAGCTCTGTCCAGCATGGGCTCCAACTACAGCAGCCACCTGCAGAGA GCTGACCAGAAGAGAGGAGGCAAGAAggagactgagagagagaagaagaagaagattctgGCAGCCAGACGCAAGGCGCTGAACATCGACCATCTGAACGAAGACAAGCTGAA GGATAAGATCAATGAGCTGCATGAATGGATGTGCCAGCTGGAGTCTGAGAAGTTCGACCACATGGAGAGACTCAAGAGGCAGAAGTACGAG
- the lsp1a gene encoding non-muscle caldesmon isoform X3, which produces MITQSSDESPLNARLLVYVGQMKNWKSRGEAEPSGLTAQRSIEDAEEVERERRRRAREASRWTDGNAVTGESSLENETAAEENVYDGDLKPSGCPSLDEDEGFSDWTQRRERRRQQRMQELNQGGEEDEDEEEATTNKAVNAVPASIAVSSRLQRQECEEVDGSTVEMERRSEREDEAIRAERVKRQNEKEDEEDKRKREELMTKRPITEVEKRQEVKISYTSKVFLKQEPKHQNANGHTANEEVTSYLHNKTKRAMEEAEAILEKEHHLEKIRHGLQQKESQELEQMRQRQAEAEQEVEELKRRREERRRVREEEECRREEEEQLRLAKEEEEKRQMKKDIERRRMEAAERMKNLSMSSMDGDEMFSPKTPTYKITERTESLNRSVKKSNSFKKTLPVALLPKIDDKVEQYVHAVENSQETRTVKASLTDLPGSPEVVASKKNLFEAGEAWSQTPTKAATCKDTEALKVGVADLITQWVKGPSDSSRQSPGRLTDFMPGDVMQKKNMWEGIGDSSRRPSQRPKASAAVKKYKFVVTGHGKYEKMTVDDEVGGDFTNGKSDLYQDY; this is translated from the exons gcTGACGGCTCAGAGGAGCATTGAGGACGCCGAGGAGGTGGAGAGGGAACGCCGTCGACGAGCTCGGGAGGCTTCGCGCTGGACGGACGGCAACGCAGTGACGGGAGAGAGTTCACTGGAGAACGAGACGGCGGCAGAGGAGAATGT GTATGACGGTGACCTGAAGCCAAGCGGTTGTCCGTCTCTAGACGAAGACGAAGGCTTCAGCGACTGGACTCAGCGCAGAGAAAGACGGAGGCAGCAACGCATGCAGGAGCTGAACCAGGGaggtgaggaggatgaggatgaagaagaggcaacaacaaacaaagcagTAAACGCCGTTCCGGCCTCAATCGCAGTCTCCAGCCGACTCCAAAGACAAGAGTGTGAGGAAGTGGATGGAAGCACagtggagatggagaggaggagtgaACGTGAGGATGAGGCGATTCGAGCTGAGAGGGTGAAGAGGCAGAATgaaaaggaggatgaggaggacaagagaaagagagaggagttGATGACAAAGAGGCCGATTACAGAG GTGGAGAAAAGACAAGAAGTGAAAATCTCTTACACATCCAAGGTTTTCCTCAAGCAAGAGCCAAAACACCAGAACGCCAACGGACACACAGCCAATGAAGAAGTGACATCATACTTGCACAACAAGACAAAAAG AGCCATGGAGGAGGCAGAGGCCATCCTGGAAAAGGAGCATCATCTGGAGAAGATTCGACACGGCCTCCAGCAGAAGGAGAGTCAGGAGCTGGAGCAGATGAGACAACGGCAGGCAGAGGCtgagcaggaggtggaggagctgaagaggaggagggaggagagacgTCGAgtcagagaagaagaggagtgtcggagggaggaagaggagcagctaCGCTTAGCCAAAGAGGAG GAGGAGAAGAGACAGATGAAGAAGGACATCGAGAGAAGGAGGATGGAGGCAGCTGAGAGGATGAAGAACCTGAGTATGTCCAGCATGGACGGAGATGAAATGTTCAGTCCCAAAACTCCTACATACAAG ATCACAGAGAGAACAGAGTCGCTGAATCGCTCGGTGAAGAAAAG TAACAGCTTCAAGAAGACACTGCCCGTCGCCCTGCTGCCTAAGATTGATGACAAGGTGGAGCAGTATGTTCATGCAGTGGAG AATTCCCAGGAAACTCGCACAGTGAAGGCATCACTGACCGACCTGCCCGGCTCACCTGAAGTTGTTGCCTCCAAGAAAAACCTGTTTGAGGCTGGGGAGGCCTGGAGTCAGACACCCACCAAAGCAGCAACCTGTAAG GACACTGAAGCGCTGAAGGTGGGCGTGGCAGACCTGATCACCCAGTGGGTGAAGGGTCCATCCGACAGCAGCAGACAGTCGCCCGGCAGACTGACG GATTTCATGCCTGGAGATGTGATGCAGAAAAAGAACATGTGGGAAGGGATTGGAGACTCATCCCGGCGGCCGTCGCAGAGACCCAAG GCCTCAGCAGCTGTTAAAAAGTATAAATTTGTCGTCACTGGTCACGGCAAATACGAGAAGATGACTGTGGATGATGAGGTTGGAGGGGATTTCACGAATGGAAAGTCTG ATTTGTATCAAGATTACTGA
- the lsp1a gene encoding non-muscle caldesmon isoform X1, producing MITQSSDESPLNARLLVYVGQMKNWKSRGEAEPSGLTAQRSIEDAEEVERERRRRAREASRWTDGNAVTGESSLENETAAEENVYDGDLKPSGCPSLDEDEGFSDWTQRRERRRQQRMQELNQGGEEDEDEEEATTNKAVNAVPASIAVSSRLQRQECEEVDGSTVEMERRSEREDEAIRAERVKRQNEKEDEEDKRKREELMTKRPITEVEKRQEVKISYTSKVFLKQEPKHQNANGHTANEEVTSYLHNKTKSRAMEEAEAILEKEHHLEKIRHGLQQKESQELEQMRQRQAEAEQEVEELKRRREERRRVREEEECRREEEEQLRLAKEEEEKRQMKKDIERRRMEAAERMKNLSMSSMDGDEMFSPKTPTYKITERTESLNRSVKKSNSFKKTLPVALLPKIDDKVEQYVHAVENSQETRTVKASLTDLPGSPEVVASKKNLFEAGEAWSQTPTKAATCKDTEALKVGVADLITQWVKGPSDSSRQSPGRLTDFMPGDVMQKKNMWEGIGDSSRRPSQRPKASAAVKKYKFVVTGHGKYEKMTVDDEVGGDFTNGKSDLYQDY from the exons gcTGACGGCTCAGAGGAGCATTGAGGACGCCGAGGAGGTGGAGAGGGAACGCCGTCGACGAGCTCGGGAGGCTTCGCGCTGGACGGACGGCAACGCAGTGACGGGAGAGAGTTCACTGGAGAACGAGACGGCGGCAGAGGAGAATGT GTATGACGGTGACCTGAAGCCAAGCGGTTGTCCGTCTCTAGACGAAGACGAAGGCTTCAGCGACTGGACTCAGCGCAGAGAAAGACGGAGGCAGCAACGCATGCAGGAGCTGAACCAGGGaggtgaggaggatgaggatgaagaagaggcaacaacaaacaaagcagTAAACGCCGTTCCGGCCTCAATCGCAGTCTCCAGCCGACTCCAAAGACAAGAGTGTGAGGAAGTGGATGGAAGCACagtggagatggagaggaggagtgaACGTGAGGATGAGGCGATTCGAGCTGAGAGGGTGAAGAGGCAGAATgaaaaggaggatgaggaggacaagagaaagagagaggagttGATGACAAAGAGGCCGATTACAGAG GTGGAGAAAAGACAAGAAGTGAAAATCTCTTACACATCCAAGGTTTTCCTCAAGCAAGAGCCAAAACACCAGAACGCCAACGGACACACAGCCAATGAAGAAGTGACATCATACTTGCACAACAAGACAAAAAG cagAGCCATGGAGGAGGCAGAGGCCATCCTGGAAAAGGAGCATCATCTGGAGAAGATTCGACACGGCCTCCAGCAGAAGGAGAGTCAGGAGCTGGAGCAGATGAGACAACGGCAGGCAGAGGCtgagcaggaggtggaggagctgaagaggaggagggaggagagacgTCGAgtcagagaagaagaggagtgtcggagggaggaagaggagcagctaCGCTTAGCCAAAGAGGAG GAGGAGAAGAGACAGATGAAGAAGGACATCGAGAGAAGGAGGATGGAGGCAGCTGAGAGGATGAAGAACCTGAGTATGTCCAGCATGGACGGAGATGAAATGTTCAGTCCCAAAACTCCTACATACAAG ATCACAGAGAGAACAGAGTCGCTGAATCGCTCGGTGAAGAAAAG TAACAGCTTCAAGAAGACACTGCCCGTCGCCCTGCTGCCTAAGATTGATGACAAGGTGGAGCAGTATGTTCATGCAGTGGAG AATTCCCAGGAAACTCGCACAGTGAAGGCATCACTGACCGACCTGCCCGGCTCACCTGAAGTTGTTGCCTCCAAGAAAAACCTGTTTGAGGCTGGGGAGGCCTGGAGTCAGACACCCACCAAAGCAGCAACCTGTAAG GACACTGAAGCGCTGAAGGTGGGCGTGGCAGACCTGATCACCCAGTGGGTGAAGGGTCCATCCGACAGCAGCAGACAGTCGCCCGGCAGACTGACG GATTTCATGCCTGGAGATGTGATGCAGAAAAAGAACATGTGGGAAGGGATTGGAGACTCATCCCGGCGGCCGTCGCAGAGACCCAAG GCCTCAGCAGCTGTTAAAAAGTATAAATTTGTCGTCACTGGTCACGGCAAATACGAGAAGATGACTGTGGATGATGAGGTTGGAGGGGATTTCACGAATGGAAAGTCTG ATTTGTATCAAGATTACTGA
- the lsp1a gene encoding non-muscle caldesmon isoform X2: protein MITQSSDESPLNARLLVYVGQMKNWKSRGEAEPSGLTAQRSIEDAEEVERERRRRAREASRWTDGNAVTGESSLENETAAEENVYDGDLKPSGCPSLDEDEGFSDWTQRRERRRQQRMQELNQGGEEDEDEEEATTNKAVNAVPASIAVSSRLQRQECEEVDGSTVEMERRSEREDEAIRAERVKRQNEKEDEEDKRKREELMTKRPITEVEKRQEVKISYTSKVFLKQEPKHQNANGHTANEEVTSYLHNKTKSRAMEEAEAILEKEHHLEKIRHGLQQKESQELEQMRQRQAEAEQEVEELKRRREERRRVREEEECRREEEEQLRLAKEEEKRQMKKDIERRRMEAAERMKNLSMSSMDGDEMFSPKTPTYKITERTESLNRSVKKSNSFKKTLPVALLPKIDDKVEQYVHAVENSQETRTVKASLTDLPGSPEVVASKKNLFEAGEAWSQTPTKAATCKDTEALKVGVADLITQWVKGPSDSSRQSPGRLTDFMPGDVMQKKNMWEGIGDSSRRPSQRPKASAAVKKYKFVVTGHGKYEKMTVDDEVGGDFTNGKSDLYQDY from the exons gcTGACGGCTCAGAGGAGCATTGAGGACGCCGAGGAGGTGGAGAGGGAACGCCGTCGACGAGCTCGGGAGGCTTCGCGCTGGACGGACGGCAACGCAGTGACGGGAGAGAGTTCACTGGAGAACGAGACGGCGGCAGAGGAGAATGT GTATGACGGTGACCTGAAGCCAAGCGGTTGTCCGTCTCTAGACGAAGACGAAGGCTTCAGCGACTGGACTCAGCGCAGAGAAAGACGGAGGCAGCAACGCATGCAGGAGCTGAACCAGGGaggtgaggaggatgaggatgaagaagaggcaacaacaaacaaagcagTAAACGCCGTTCCGGCCTCAATCGCAGTCTCCAGCCGACTCCAAAGACAAGAGTGTGAGGAAGTGGATGGAAGCACagtggagatggagaggaggagtgaACGTGAGGATGAGGCGATTCGAGCTGAGAGGGTGAAGAGGCAGAATgaaaaggaggatgaggaggacaagagaaagagagaggagttGATGACAAAGAGGCCGATTACAGAG GTGGAGAAAAGACAAGAAGTGAAAATCTCTTACACATCCAAGGTTTTCCTCAAGCAAGAGCCAAAACACCAGAACGCCAACGGACACACAGCCAATGAAGAAGTGACATCATACTTGCACAACAAGACAAAAAG cagAGCCATGGAGGAGGCAGAGGCCATCCTGGAAAAGGAGCATCATCTGGAGAAGATTCGACACGGCCTCCAGCAGAAGGAGAGTCAGGAGCTGGAGCAGATGAGACAACGGCAGGCAGAGGCtgagcaggaggtggaggagctgaagaggaggagggaggagagacgTCGAgtcagagaagaagaggagtgtcggagggaggaagaggagcagctaCGCTTAGCCAAAGAGGAG GAGAAGAGACAGATGAAGAAGGACATCGAGAGAAGGAGGATGGAGGCAGCTGAGAGGATGAAGAACCTGAGTATGTCCAGCATGGACGGAGATGAAATGTTCAGTCCCAAAACTCCTACATACAAG ATCACAGAGAGAACAGAGTCGCTGAATCGCTCGGTGAAGAAAAG TAACAGCTTCAAGAAGACACTGCCCGTCGCCCTGCTGCCTAAGATTGATGACAAGGTGGAGCAGTATGTTCATGCAGTGGAG AATTCCCAGGAAACTCGCACAGTGAAGGCATCACTGACCGACCTGCCCGGCTCACCTGAAGTTGTTGCCTCCAAGAAAAACCTGTTTGAGGCTGGGGAGGCCTGGAGTCAGACACCCACCAAAGCAGCAACCTGTAAG GACACTGAAGCGCTGAAGGTGGGCGTGGCAGACCTGATCACCCAGTGGGTGAAGGGTCCATCCGACAGCAGCAGACAGTCGCCCGGCAGACTGACG GATTTCATGCCTGGAGATGTGATGCAGAAAAAGAACATGTGGGAAGGGATTGGAGACTCATCCCGGCGGCCGTCGCAGAGACCCAAG GCCTCAGCAGCTGTTAAAAAGTATAAATTTGTCGTCACTGGTCACGGCAAATACGAGAAGATGACTGTGGATGATGAGGTTGGAGGGGATTTCACGAATGGAAAGTCTG ATTTGTATCAAGATTACTGA
- the lsp1a gene encoding non-muscle caldesmon isoform X4, whose protein sequence is MITQSSDESPLNARLLVYVGQMKNWKSRGEAEPSGLTAQRSIEDAEEVERERRRRAREASRWTDGNAVTGESSLENETAAEENVYDGDLKPSGCPSLDEDEGFSDWTQRRERRRQQRMQELNQGGEEDEDEEEATTNKAVNAVPASIAVSSRLQRQECEEVDGSTVEMERRSEREDEAIRAERVKRQNEKEDEEDKRKREELMTKRPITEVEKRQEVKISYTSKVFLKQEPKHQNANGHTANEEVTSYLHNKTKSRAMEEAEAILEKEHHLEKIRHGLQQKESQELEQMRQRQAEAEQEVEELKRRREERRRVREEEECRREEEEQLRLAKEEEEKRQMKKDIERRRMEAAERMKNLSMSSMDGDEMFSPKTPTYKITERTESLNRSVKKSNSFKKTLPVALLPKIDDKVEQYVHAVEETRTVKASLTDLPGSPEVVASKKNLFEAGEAWSQTPTKAATCKDTEALKVGVADLITQWVKGPSDSSRQSPGRLTDFMPGDVMQKKNMWEGIGDSSRRPSQRPKASAAVKKYKFVVTGHGKYEKMTVDDEVGGDFTNGKSDLYQDY, encoded by the exons gcTGACGGCTCAGAGGAGCATTGAGGACGCCGAGGAGGTGGAGAGGGAACGCCGTCGACGAGCTCGGGAGGCTTCGCGCTGGACGGACGGCAACGCAGTGACGGGAGAGAGTTCACTGGAGAACGAGACGGCGGCAGAGGAGAATGT GTATGACGGTGACCTGAAGCCAAGCGGTTGTCCGTCTCTAGACGAAGACGAAGGCTTCAGCGACTGGACTCAGCGCAGAGAAAGACGGAGGCAGCAACGCATGCAGGAGCTGAACCAGGGaggtgaggaggatgaggatgaagaagaggcaacaacaaacaaagcagTAAACGCCGTTCCGGCCTCAATCGCAGTCTCCAGCCGACTCCAAAGACAAGAGTGTGAGGAAGTGGATGGAAGCACagtggagatggagaggaggagtgaACGTGAGGATGAGGCGATTCGAGCTGAGAGGGTGAAGAGGCAGAATgaaaaggaggatgaggaggacaagagaaagagagaggagttGATGACAAAGAGGCCGATTACAGAG GTGGAGAAAAGACAAGAAGTGAAAATCTCTTACACATCCAAGGTTTTCCTCAAGCAAGAGCCAAAACACCAGAACGCCAACGGACACACAGCCAATGAAGAAGTGACATCATACTTGCACAACAAGACAAAAAG cagAGCCATGGAGGAGGCAGAGGCCATCCTGGAAAAGGAGCATCATCTGGAGAAGATTCGACACGGCCTCCAGCAGAAGGAGAGTCAGGAGCTGGAGCAGATGAGACAACGGCAGGCAGAGGCtgagcaggaggtggaggagctgaagaggaggagggaggagagacgTCGAgtcagagaagaagaggagtgtcggagggaggaagaggagcagctaCGCTTAGCCAAAGAGGAG GAGGAGAAGAGACAGATGAAGAAGGACATCGAGAGAAGGAGGATGGAGGCAGCTGAGAGGATGAAGAACCTGAGTATGTCCAGCATGGACGGAGATGAAATGTTCAGTCCCAAAACTCCTACATACAAG ATCACAGAGAGAACAGAGTCGCTGAATCGCTCGGTGAAGAAAAG TAACAGCTTCAAGAAGACACTGCCCGTCGCCCTGCTGCCTAAGATTGATGACAAGGTGGAGCAGTATGTTCATGCAGTGGAG GAAACTCGCACAGTGAAGGCATCACTGACCGACCTGCCCGGCTCACCTGAAGTTGTTGCCTCCAAGAAAAACCTGTTTGAGGCTGGGGAGGCCTGGAGTCAGACACCCACCAAAGCAGCAACCTGTAAG GACACTGAAGCGCTGAAGGTGGGCGTGGCAGACCTGATCACCCAGTGGGTGAAGGGTCCATCCGACAGCAGCAGACAGTCGCCCGGCAGACTGACG GATTTCATGCCTGGAGATGTGATGCAGAAAAAGAACATGTGGGAAGGGATTGGAGACTCATCCCGGCGGCCGTCGCAGAGACCCAAG GCCTCAGCAGCTGTTAAAAAGTATAAATTTGTCGTCACTGGTCACGGCAAATACGAGAAGATGACTGTGGATGATGAGGTTGGAGGGGATTTCACGAATGGAAAGTCTG ATTTGTATCAAGATTACTGA
- the lsp1a gene encoding non-muscle caldesmon isoform X5 produces MSNALLRRNSSKQGLDNLMRLTAQRSIEDAEEVERERRRRAREASRWTDGNAVTGESSLENETAAEENVYDGDLKPSGCPSLDEDEGFSDWTQRRERRRQQRMQELNQGGEEDEDEEEATTNKAVNAVPASIAVSSRLQRQECEEVDGSTVEMERRSEREDEAIRAERVKRQNEKEDEEDKRKREELMTKRPITEVEKRQEVKISYTSKVFLKQEPKHQNANGHTANEEVTSYLHNKTKSRAMEEAEAILEKEHHLEKIRHGLQQKESQELEQMRQRQAEAEQEVEELKRRREERRRVREEEECRREEEEQLRLAKEEEEKRQMKKDIERRRMEAAERMKNLSMSSMDGDEMFSPKTPTYKITERTESLNRSVKKSNSFKKTLPVALLPKIDDKVEQYVHAVENSQETRTVKASLTDLPGSPEVVASKKNLFEAGEAWSQTPTKAATCKDTEALKVGVADLITQWVKGPSDSSRQSPGRLTDFMPGDVMQKKNMWEGIGDSSRRPSQRPKASAAVKKYKFVVTGHGKYEKMTVDDEVGGDFTNGKSDLYQDY; encoded by the exons ATGTCCAACGCTCTGCTGAGGAGGAACTCCAGCAAACAGGGTTTAGACAACCTGATGAG gcTGACGGCTCAGAGGAGCATTGAGGACGCCGAGGAGGTGGAGAGGGAACGCCGTCGACGAGCTCGGGAGGCTTCGCGCTGGACGGACGGCAACGCAGTGACGGGAGAGAGTTCACTGGAGAACGAGACGGCGGCAGAGGAGAATGT GTATGACGGTGACCTGAAGCCAAGCGGTTGTCCGTCTCTAGACGAAGACGAAGGCTTCAGCGACTGGACTCAGCGCAGAGAAAGACGGAGGCAGCAACGCATGCAGGAGCTGAACCAGGGaggtgaggaggatgaggatgaagaagaggcaacaacaaacaaagcagTAAACGCCGTTCCGGCCTCAATCGCAGTCTCCAGCCGACTCCAAAGACAAGAGTGTGAGGAAGTGGATGGAAGCACagtggagatggagaggaggagtgaACGTGAGGATGAGGCGATTCGAGCTGAGAGGGTGAAGAGGCAGAATgaaaaggaggatgaggaggacaagagaaagagagaggagttGATGACAAAGAGGCCGATTACAGAG GTGGAGAAAAGACAAGAAGTGAAAATCTCTTACACATCCAAGGTTTTCCTCAAGCAAGAGCCAAAACACCAGAACGCCAACGGACACACAGCCAATGAAGAAGTGACATCATACTTGCACAACAAGACAAAAAG cagAGCCATGGAGGAGGCAGAGGCCATCCTGGAAAAGGAGCATCATCTGGAGAAGATTCGACACGGCCTCCAGCAGAAGGAGAGTCAGGAGCTGGAGCAGATGAGACAACGGCAGGCAGAGGCtgagcaggaggtggaggagctgaagaggaggagggaggagagacgTCGAgtcagagaagaagaggagtgtcggagggaggaagaggagcagctaCGCTTAGCCAAAGAGGAG GAGGAGAAGAGACAGATGAAGAAGGACATCGAGAGAAGGAGGATGGAGGCAGCTGAGAGGATGAAGAACCTGAGTATGTCCAGCATGGACGGAGATGAAATGTTCAGTCCCAAAACTCCTACATACAAG ATCACAGAGAGAACAGAGTCGCTGAATCGCTCGGTGAAGAAAAG TAACAGCTTCAAGAAGACACTGCCCGTCGCCCTGCTGCCTAAGATTGATGACAAGGTGGAGCAGTATGTTCATGCAGTGGAG AATTCCCAGGAAACTCGCACAGTGAAGGCATCACTGACCGACCTGCCCGGCTCACCTGAAGTTGTTGCCTCCAAGAAAAACCTGTTTGAGGCTGGGGAGGCCTGGAGTCAGACACCCACCAAAGCAGCAACCTGTAAG GACACTGAAGCGCTGAAGGTGGGCGTGGCAGACCTGATCACCCAGTGGGTGAAGGGTCCATCCGACAGCAGCAGACAGTCGCCCGGCAGACTGACG GATTTCATGCCTGGAGATGTGATGCAGAAAAAGAACATGTGGGAAGGGATTGGAGACTCATCCCGGCGGCCGTCGCAGAGACCCAAG GCCTCAGCAGCTGTTAAAAAGTATAAATTTGTCGTCACTGGTCACGGCAAATACGAGAAGATGACTGTGGATGATGAGGTTGGAGGGGATTTCACGAATGGAAAGTCTG ATTTGTATCAAGATTACTGA